One Pseudomonas fluorescens genomic region harbors:
- the glgB gene encoding 1,4-alpha-glucan branching protein GlgB produces the protein MSFSNKEQGPLKEALLPAAKDIDALVRAEHHDPFSILGPHGDGAGGQFIRAYLPGALSVVVLDKDSGEELGALEQASTPGLFVGHFEQARPYLLRNRWAGGEQVAEDPYSFGQLLGEMDLYLFAEGNHRDLSACLGAQLKTVDGVDGVRFAVWAPNARRVSVVGDFNVWDGRRHPMRLRHPSGVWELFIPRLQAGELYKYEILGAHGILPLKADPMALATSLPPDTASKVASPLQIDWQDEDWMNSRQERQKHAAPLSIYELHAGSWQCELDDLGEVARQYTWPELAERLIPYVKELGFTHIELMPIMEHPFGGSWGYQLLSQFAPSARYGTPDQFAEFVNACHRAEIGVILDWVPAHFPTDAHGMAQFDGTALYEYGNPLEGFHQDWDTLIYNLGRTEVHGYMLASGLHWLKHFHIDGLRVDAVASMLYRDYSRKAGEWVPNRHGGRENLEAIDFLRHLNDVVALEAPGALVIAEESTAWPGVSQSTQQGGLGFAYKWNMGWMHDSLHYIQQDPVYRAHHHNELSFGLVYAWSERFILPISHDEVVHGKHSLIDKMPGDRWQKFANLRAYLSFMWTHPGKKLLFMGCEFGQWREWNHDQQLDWYLLQYSEHKGVQKLIGDLNRLYREEPALHDQDDAPQGFQWLIGDDAINSVYAWLRWSKEGKPVLVVANFTPVPRQAYRVGVPFSGRWTELLNSDADTYAGSNYGNGGGAFTEEVPSHGQPLSLELNLPPLAVLILKPEG, from the coding sequence ATGAGTTTCTCGAACAAGGAACAGGGTCCGCTTAAAGAGGCATTGTTGCCGGCGGCGAAGGATATCGACGCACTGGTACGCGCCGAACATCACGACCCGTTTTCGATTCTCGGCCCCCACGGTGATGGCGCCGGTGGCCAATTCATTCGCGCATATCTGCCCGGCGCGTTGAGCGTCGTGGTGCTGGACAAGGACAGCGGCGAAGAACTCGGGGCGCTGGAGCAGGCGTCGACACCGGGGCTGTTTGTCGGCCATTTCGAGCAGGCGCGGCCTTATTTGCTGCGCAACCGATGGGCCGGTGGCGAGCAGGTGGCGGAAGATCCGTACAGCTTTGGCCAATTGCTCGGCGAGATGGACTTGTATCTGTTCGCCGAGGGCAACCACCGCGACCTCAGTGCGTGCCTGGGGGCGCAACTGAAAACCGTTGATGGCGTTGACGGTGTGCGCTTCGCCGTGTGGGCGCCGAATGCGCGGCGCGTGTCGGTGGTCGGTGATTTCAACGTCTGGGACGGCCGTCGCCACCCGATGCGTTTGCGTCATCCGTCCGGCGTCTGGGAGTTGTTCATCCCGCGTCTGCAAGCGGGCGAGTTGTACAAATATGAAATCCTCGGCGCTCACGGGATTCTGCCGCTCAAGGCTGACCCGATGGCGCTGGCAACCAGTTTGCCGCCGGACACCGCGTCGAAAGTCGCCTCGCCACTGCAGATCGATTGGCAGGATGAGGACTGGATGAACAGCCGCCAGGAGCGGCAAAAGCACGCGGCGCCGCTGTCGATTTATGAGCTGCACGCCGGCTCCTGGCAATGCGAACTGGATGATCTCGGTGAAGTCGCCCGTCAATACACGTGGCCGGAGCTGGCTGAGCGACTCATTCCCTACGTCAAGGAACTGGGCTTTACCCATATCGAGCTGATGCCGATCATGGAGCATCCGTTCGGCGGTTCCTGGGGCTATCAGTTGCTCTCGCAGTTCGCACCGAGCGCGCGCTATGGCACGCCGGATCAATTTGCCGAGTTCGTCAACGCCTGCCACCGCGCAGAAATCGGTGTGATCCTCGACTGGGTACCGGCGCATTTCCCCACCGACGCCCACGGTATGGCCCAGTTCGACGGCACCGCGCTGTATGAATACGGCAACCCGCTTGAAGGTTTCCACCAGGACTGGGACACGCTGATTTACAACCTTGGCCGCACCGAAGTGCACGGTTACATGCTGGCGTCCGGGCTGCACTGGTTGAAGCATTTCCATATTGACGGGCTGCGCGTCGATGCCGTGGCGTCGATGTTGTACCGCGACTATTCGCGCAAGGCCGGCGAGTGGGTGCCGAATCGCCATGGCGGGCGCGAGAATCTGGAAGCCATCGATTTCCTCCGTCATCTGAACGACGTGGTGGCACTGGAAGCGCCGGGCGCTCTGGTGATCGCCGAAGAGTCGACGGCGTGGCCGGGCGTCAGTCAAAGCACGCAGCAAGGCGGGCTCGGCTTTGCCTACAAGTGGAACATGGGCTGGATGCATGATTCGCTGCATTACATTCAGCAGGATCCGGTGTACCGCGCCCATCATCACAACGAGTTGAGCTTTGGTCTGGTGTACGCCTGGTCAGAGCGCTTCATTTTGCCGATCTCCCACGACGAAGTGGTGCACGGCAAGCACTCGCTGATCGACAAGATGCCCGGTGATCGCTGGCAGAAATTTGCCAACCTGCGCGCTTACCTGAGTTTCATGTGGACGCATCCGGGCAAGAAGTTGTTGTTCATGGGCTGCGAGTTCGGGCAGTGGCGCGAGTGGAATCACGACCAGCAACTGGATTGGTATCTGCTGCAGTATTCCGAGCACAAAGGCGTCCAGAAACTTATCGGCGACCTCAACCGGCTATATCGCGAAGAGCCGGCGCTGCACGATCAGGATGATGCGCCGCAGGGCTTCCAGTGGTTGATTGGTGACGATGCGATCAACAGCGTGTATGCGTGGCTGCGCTGGAGCAAGGAGGGCAAACCGGTGTTGGTGGTGGCCAACTTCACACCCGTGCCGCGTCAGGCGTATCGGGTTGGTGTGCCGTTTTCCGGGCGGTGGACCGAGCTGCTCAACAGCGATGCCGACACGTATGCCGGTTCCAATTACGGCAACGGTGGCGGGGCATTTACCGAAGAAGTGCCGAGCCATGGCCAGCCATTGTCGCTGGAACTGAATTTGCCGCCGCTGGCGGTGTTGATCCTGAAACCGGAGGGTTGA
- the treS gene encoding maltose alpha-D-glucosyltransferase yields MAKKPKAATFIKDPLWYKDAVIYQVHVKSFFDSNNDGIGDFPGLIAKLDYIADLGVNTIWLLPFYPSPRRDDGYDIAEYRGVHSDYGTMADAKRFIAEAHKRGLRVITELVINHTSDQHPWFQRARKAKPGSAARDFYVWSDDDQKYDGTRIIFLDTEKSNWTWDPVAGQYFWHRFYSHQPDLNFDNPQVMKAVLSVMRYWLDMGIDGLRLDAIPYLIERDGTNNENLPETHDVLKQIRAEIDANYPDRMLLAEANQWPEDTQLYFGDTDAAGINGDECHMAFHFPLMPRMYMALAQEDRFPITDILRQTPEIPANCQWAIFLRNHDELTLEMVTDRERDYLWNYYAADRRARINLGIRRRLAPLMERDRRRIELLNSLLLSMPGTPTLYYGDEIGMGDNIYLGDRDGVRTPMQWSIDRNGGFSRADPASLVLPPIMDAQYGYQSVNVETQSGDPHSLLNWTRRLLTVRKQSKAFGRGTLKMLSPANRRVLAYTREYTDVDGKHEIILCVANVSRSAQAVELDLSAYVGMVPVEMLGGNAFPPIGQLNFLLTLAPYGFYWFALAAENQMPSWHVEPAQSLPDFTTLVLKKRMEELLEAPSRSTLEQSILPSWLQNRRWFAGKDAAIDKVHLAYGVRFGDAQHPVLLSEIEVTSGGQTSRYQLPFGFIAEDHVGPPLPQQLALSRVRRVRQVGLITDAFSLETFVRAVLQGMQNNTVLESAEGEIRFEQTPHLEKLGLGAESDVRYLSAEQSNSSVVIGNSLVLKLIRKVASGVHPELEMSAYLTEAGFANISPLLGSVIRRDGNGDDNLLMIAQGYLSNQGDAWEWTQNNLERALRDELADAMSEQEQHYNALGELKDFAGMLGQRLGEMHQILAAPTDNADFAPQASTAKDMQATARDVAEQVEHALKLLKQHQGELNAADQKLVKRLIDEKKTILAHVQDLAKKAVGGLRIRVHGDLHLGQVLVIKGDAYLIDFEGEPARPLSERRGKHSPYKDVSGVLRSFDYAAAMTINVHNVDHSAESETARRQVAQRYLREAREAFVQAYREAAANLDHAWQDPEGADAALALFGLEKAAYEVAYEAENRPTWLPVPLHGFYGLLTGLKPFSDLGGE; encoded by the coding sequence ATGGCGAAGAAACCCAAGGCTGCCACCTTCATCAAAGACCCGCTCTGGTACAAGGATGCGGTGATCTATCAGGTTCACGTCAAATCGTTTTTCGACTCCAACAATGACGGTATCGGCGACTTTCCAGGGCTTATCGCTAAACTCGACTACATCGCCGACCTCGGCGTCAACACCATCTGGCTATTGCCGTTCTATCCATCGCCGCGTCGTGATGACGGCTACGACATTGCCGAATACCGTGGCGTGCACAGCGATTACGGGACGATGGCCGATGCCAAACGCTTCATTGCCGAGGCGCACAAGCGCGGGTTGCGAGTGATCACCGAGCTGGTCATCAATCACACCTCCGATCAGCATCCGTGGTTCCAGCGTGCGCGCAAAGCCAAGCCTGGCTCGGCCGCCCGTGATTTCTACGTGTGGTCGGATGACGACCAGAAATACGACGGCACGCGGATCATTTTCCTCGACACCGAAAAGTCCAACTGGACCTGGGATCCGGTTGCCGGCCAGTACTTCTGGCACCGGTTCTATTCGCACCAGCCCGACCTCAATTTCGACAATCCGCAAGTGATGAAAGCCGTGCTCTCGGTGATGCGTTATTGGCTGGACATGGGCATCGACGGCCTGCGTCTCGACGCCATCCCATACCTGATCGAGCGCGACGGCACCAACAACGAGAATCTCCCGGAAACCCACGACGTTCTCAAGCAGATCCGTGCGGAAATCGATGCCAATTATCCTGATCGCATGTTGCTTGCCGAGGCCAACCAATGGCCGGAAGACACGCAACTGTACTTTGGCGACACCGATGCCGCGGGCATCAACGGTGACGAATGCCACATGGCGTTCCACTTCCCGCTGATGCCGCGCATGTACATGGCGTTGGCGCAGGAAGATCGTTTCCCGATCACCGATATTCTCCGCCAGACCCCGGAGATTCCGGCCAACTGCCAGTGGGCGATTTTCCTGCGCAACCACGATGAGCTGACGCTGGAGATGGTCACCGACCGCGAGCGCGATTATCTGTGGAATTACTACGCCGCGGACCGCCGCGCGCGGATCAACCTGGGCATCCGTCGCCGCCTGGCGCCGTTGATGGAGCGCGATCGTCGCCGCATCGAATTGCTCAACAGTCTGCTGCTGTCTATGCCCGGCACGCCGACCCTGTACTACGGCGACGAGATCGGCATGGGCGACAACATTTATCTCGGTGACCGCGACGGCGTGCGCACCCCGATGCAATGGTCGATCGACCGCAACGGCGGCTTTTCCCGCGCCGATCCGGCGAGCCTGGTGCTGCCGCCGATCATGGACGCGCAGTACGGCTATCAGTCGGTCAACGTCGAAACCCAGTCCGGCGATCCGCATTCGCTGTTGAACTGGACCCGGCGCCTGCTCACGGTGCGCAAACAGTCGAAAGCTTTTGGCCGGGGCACGCTGAAGATGCTTTCACCGGCCAACCGTCGCGTGCTGGCTTACACCCGCGAATACACCGATGTCGATGGCAAGCATGAAATCATTTTGTGCGTGGCCAACGTCTCACGGAGCGCGCAAGCGGTCGAGCTGGATCTTTCGGCTTACGTCGGCATGGTGCCGGTGGAAATGCTGGGTGGTAACGCGTTCCCGCCGATTGGCCAGTTGAATTTCCTCCTGACTCTGGCGCCGTACGGCTTCTATTGGTTCGCGCTGGCGGCGGAAAACCAGATGCCGAGCTGGCACGTCGAACCGGCGCAGAGCCTGCCGGACTTCACCACGCTGGTGCTGAAAAAACGCATGGAAGAACTCCTCGAAGCGCCTTCGCGCTCGACGCTGGAGCAAAGCATTCTGCCGAGCTGGCTGCAAAACCGCCGCTGGTTCGCCGGCAAGGACGCGGCCATCGACAAGGTGCATCTGGCCTACGGCGTGCGCTTCGGCGATGCCCAGCATCCGGTGCTGCTCAGCGAAATCGAAGTCACCAGTGGCGGCCAGACCAGCCGTTATCAGCTGCCGTTCGGCTTCATCGCCGAAGACCACGTCGGCCCGCCGTTGCCACAGCAATTGGCGCTGTCCCGCGTACGTCGCGTGCGTCAGGTCGGTCTGATTACCGACGCGTTCAGCCTGGAAACCTTTGTTCGCGCGGTGTTGCAAGGCATGCAGAACAACACTGTGCTGGAATCGGCCGAAGGTGAAATCCGCTTCGAACAGACGCCGCATCTGGAAAAACTTGGCCTCGGTGCCGAGTCTGACGTGCGCTACCTGTCTGCCGAGCAATCCAACAGCTCGGTGGTGATCGGCAACAGTCTGGTGCTTAAGCTGATACGTAAAGTCGCTTCCGGCGTACACCCGGAACTGGAGATGAGCGCTTACCTGACCGAGGCCGGGTTTGCCAATATATCGCCGCTGCTCGGATCGGTGATCCGCCGCGATGGCAACGGCGACGACAATCTGCTGATGATCGCTCAGGGTTATCTGAGCAATCAGGGCGACGCTTGGGAGTGGACGCAGAACAACCTCGAACGGGCGCTGCGCGATGAGCTTGCCGATGCCATGTCCGAACAGGAACAGCATTACAACGCGCTGGGCGAGCTGAAGGACTTTGCCGGCATGCTCGGCCAGCGTCTCGGCGAAATGCATCAGATCCTCGCAGCGCCGACCGACAATGCCGATTTTGCGCCACAAGCGTCGACCGCCAAGGATATGCAAGCCACTGCCAGGGATGTCGCGGAGCAGGTTGAACACGCGCTCAAATTGCTCAAGCAACATCAGGGTGAACTGAACGCGGCCGACCAGAAACTGGTCAAGCGTCTGATCGATGAGAAAAAAACCATTCTTGCCCACGTGCAGGATCTGGCGAAGAAAGCCGTCGGTGGTCTGCGTATTCGCGTCCACGGCGACCTGCATCTGGGTCAGGTACTGGTGATCAAAGGTGACGCTTATCTGATCGACTTCGAAGGCGAACCGGCGCGGCCGTTGAGTGAGCGCCGTGGCAAACACAGCCCGTACAAAGACGTCAGCGGCGTACTGCGTTCGTTCGATTATGCGGCGGCCATGACGATCAATGTGCACAACGTCGACCACAGCGCCGAATCGGAAACCGCGCGCCGGCAAGTGGCGCAGCGCTACCTGCGTGAGGCCCGTGAGGCATTTGTACAGGCATATCGCGAAGCAGCAGCTAATCTGGATCATGCTTGGCAGGATCCTGAAGGGGCCGACGCTGCTCTGGCATTGTTCGGTCTGGAGAAGGCGGCCTATGAAGTGGCCTATGAAGCCGAAAATCGCCCAACGTGGCTGCCCGTGCCGTTGCACGGTTTTTATGGGTTATTGACAGGGCTTAAACCCTTTTCCGATCTTGGTGGAGAGTAG
- a CDS encoding alpha-1,4-glucan--maltose-1-phosphate maltosyltransferase: MTAETSSELSYNPHIPLSQALLMPRIAIENVMPTLDGGQFAVKSIAGREVVVTSKVFADGHDKLAVRIRWREEGEETWQSEVMADQGNNGWQGQFRPENQGRYLYCIEAWIDHFASFQYELEKKHNAAVPVSLELQEGRTMVQQAAERSEGQLSEQLAALHHELSGLLETEQVALFLHSRSAQLMAEADHRAYLSVSPEFPVDVERELAEFASWYELFPRSITDDPHRHGTFNDVQSHLPMIQDMGFDVLYFTPIHPIGRAHRKGRNNSLTAGPDDPGSPYAIGSEEGGHEAIHSQLGTREDFRRLVAAAAEHGLEIALDFAIQCSQDHPWLKQHPGWFNWRPDGTIKYAENPPKKYQDIVNVDFYAPDAIPSLWVELRDIVIGWVKEGVKIFRVDNPHTKPLPFWQWLIADVRALHPEVIFLAEAFTTPAMMARLGKVGYTQSYTYFTWRNTKTELATYFTELNQSPWRECYRPNFFVNTPDINPAFLHESGRPGFLIRAALATMGSGLWGMYSGFELCESAPVPGKEEYLDSEKYEIRVRDFTAPGNIIAEIAQLNRIRRQNPALHTHLGLKVYNAWNDNILYFGKSSADGSNFILVAVSLDPHNVQEANFELPLWEMGLPDDATTHGEDLMNGHRWDWHGKYQFMRIDPAYQPFGIWRITAS; this comes from the coding sequence ATGACTGCTGAAACTTCCTCAGAGCTGAGCTACAACCCGCACATACCTTTATCGCAAGCGTTGCTGATGCCACGCATTGCCATCGAGAACGTCATGCCGACCCTCGATGGCGGGCAATTTGCCGTCAAATCGATTGCCGGCCGCGAAGTGGTCGTGACCAGCAAAGTGTTCGCCGACGGCCATGACAAGCTCGCCGTGCGCATCCGCTGGCGCGAAGAAGGTGAAGAGACCTGGCAAAGCGAAGTGATGGCCGATCAGGGTAATAACGGCTGGCAAGGCCAGTTCCGCCCGGAGAATCAGGGCCGTTACCTGTATTGCATCGAAGCGTGGATCGATCACTTCGCCAGTTTCCAGTATGAACTGGAGAAGAAGCACAACGCCGCCGTTCCGGTGTCTTTAGAGCTGCAGGAAGGCCGCACGATGGTGCAGCAGGCTGCCGAGCGCAGCGAAGGTCAGCTCAGCGAACAATTGGCCGCGTTGCATCATGAACTCTCCGGACTGCTCGAAACCGAGCAGGTCGCGCTGTTTCTGCACTCGCGCAGTGCGCAGTTGATGGCCGAGGCCGATCATCGCGCCTACTTGAGTGTGAGCCCCGAATTCCCCGTGGACGTCGAGCGTGAACTGGCCGAATTCGCCAGTTGGTACGAGCTGTTTCCGCGCTCGATCACCGACGATCCACATCGCCACGGCACCTTCAACGATGTGCAGTCGCACCTGCCGATGATTCAGGACATGGGTTTCGACGTGCTGTATTTCACGCCGATCCATCCGATTGGTCGCGCGCACCGCAAGGGCCGCAACAACTCCCTGACCGCCGGCCCCGATGATCCCGGCAGTCCGTATGCAATCGGCAGCGAGGAGGGCGGTCACGAGGCGATTCACTCGCAACTCGGCACCCGCGAAGACTTCCGTCGCCTGGTTGCCGCTGCCGCCGAGCATGGTCTGGAAATCGCCCTCGATTTCGCCATCCAGTGTTCCCAGGATCACCCGTGGCTCAAGCAGCATCCGGGCTGGTTCAACTGGCGCCCGGACGGCACGATCAAATACGCGGAAAACCCGCCGAAGAAATATCAGGACATCGTCAACGTCGACTTTTATGCGCCGGATGCCATCCCGAGTTTGTGGGTCGAGTTGCGCGACATTGTCATCGGCTGGGTCAAGGAAGGCGTGAAGATTTTCCGTGTCGACAATCCGCACACCAAGCCGCTGCCGTTCTGGCAATGGTTGATTGCCGACGTACGCGCGCTGCATCCGGAAGTGATTTTCCTCGCCGAAGCGTTCACCACGCCAGCAATGATGGCCCGCCTGGGCAAGGTCGGCTACACACAGAGTTACACCTACTTCACCTGGCGCAACACCAAAACAGAACTCGCCACTTATTTCACCGAGCTGAATCAGTCACCGTGGCGCGAATGCTATCGGCCGAATTTTTTCGTCAACACACCGGACATCAATCCGGCCTTTCTGCACGAGTCGGGCCGTCCCGGATTTTTGATTCGTGCGGCGTTGGCGACCATGGGCTCTGGCCTGTGGGGCATGTATTCCGGTTTCGAGCTGTGTGAATCGGCGCCGGTGCCGGGCAAAGAGGAATATCTCGATTCGGAGAAATACGAGATCCGCGTCCGGGATTTCACCGCCCCCGGCAACATCATTGCCGAGATCGCCCAGCTCAACCGTATCCGCCGGCAAAACCCGGCGCTGCACACGCATCTTGGGCTGAAGGTCTACAACGCCTGGAATGACAACATTCTGTATTTCGGCAAAAGCAGCGCGGATGGCAGCAACTTCATTCTTGTCGCGGTCAGCCTTGATCCACATAACGTGCAGGAAGCGAATTTCGAACTGCCGCTGTGGGAAATGGGCTTGCCCGATGATGCGACGACGCACGGCGAAGACTTGATGAACGGACACCGCTGGGACTGGCACGGCAAATATCAGTTCATGCGCATAGACCCGGCGTACCAGCCGTTCGGGATTTGGCGAATCACCGCCAGTTAG
- a CDS encoding MgtC/SapB family protein — protein sequence MDEWWDEVWVTLQAEFADIGDASQMTRITVRLLMAAILGGILGFEREHKGKAAGVRTHMLVALGAALFVLVPQTSGAESDAMSRVLQGVIAGIGFLGAGTILKNQQGDEAHVKGLTTAAGLWMTAAIGVAAGLGKEATALLSTILALAIFSVMPYVVRMFEKDVDKNDHL from the coding sequence ATGGACGAATGGTGGGATGAAGTATGGGTGACGTTGCAAGCGGAGTTCGCTGACATCGGCGACGCGTCACAGATGACGCGGATTACCGTGCGGCTGCTGATGGCAGCAATTCTCGGCGGGATTCTCGGCTTTGAGCGTGAACACAAGGGCAAGGCCGCGGGCGTGCGTACGCACATGCTGGTGGCGCTGGGTGCGGCGCTATTCGTGCTGGTGCCGCAGACGTCCGGAGCGGAATCGGATGCGATGAGCCGGGTATTGCAAGGCGTGATCGCCGGCATCGGTTTCCTTGGTGCCGGGACGATCCTGAAAAATCAGCAGGGTGACGAGGCCCATGTTAAAGGCCTCACCACTGCCGCGGGACTATGGATGACCGCGGCGATCGGGGTGGCGGCGGGGCTGGGCAAAGAGGCGACGGCGCTGCTGAGCACCATTCTCGCGCTGGCGATTTTCAGCGTGATGCCCTACGTGGTGAGGATGTTCGAGAAAGATGTCGACAAGAACGATCATCTCTAA
- a CDS encoding DUF3203 family protein: MPVRIDESNPEQKVCFFTVEHGEEIRICDTLEVMTDSAKAMSFVAVEGERIYITEAEADALTAAGAKDGRKHLKADDSDSVV, translated from the coding sequence ATGCCCGTTCGCATCGATGAATCCAACCCCGAGCAGAAAGTGTGTTTTTTTACCGTCGAACATGGCGAAGAAATACGCATCTGCGACACTCTCGAAGTCATGACCGATAGTGCAAAAGCCATGTCATTCGTCGCGGTAGAGGGCGAGCGCATCTACATCACCGAAGCAGAAGCGGATGCCTTGACGGCTGCCGGGGCCAAGGACGGGCGTAAACATCTGAAAGCCGATGACAGTGATTCGGTAGTTTGA
- the ccoG gene encoding cytochrome c oxidase accessory protein CcoG, with the protein MSERIPVRSVEATPIIKRVPGRPTTAATRSSDNQIHTRSFTGLFRSLRLSGAGFLFLLFFGTVWLNWGGRQAVLWDLSESKFHIFGATFWPQDFILLSALLIIAAFGLFAITVFAGRVWCGYTCPQSSWTWIFMWCEKITEGERHQRIKLQAAPWSFNKVARRAAKHTLWLAISVITGLTFVGYFTPIRPLAEELLTLQIGGVSLFWVLFFTAATYINAGWLREAVCMHMCPYARFQSVMFDKDTLTIAYDAARGEHRGPRKREANPLEAGLGDCIDCQVCVQVCPTGIDIRDGLQMECIGCAACIDACDSIMDKMNYPRGLIRYSSERELQGDKTHWLRPRLIGYMAVLLVMVGALVLALVERPMVSLDVTKDRGLFRENARGQIENIYSLKVINKTQQQQEYRLGLVDGNGFELHGKTQLSLAPGEIVDVPVSVAMTTERPTSSSQTLSFRIEDSDEPQVHSVAKSRFVAPMNR; encoded by the coding sequence ATGAGCGAACGAATCCCCGTCCGAAGCGTAGAAGCGACGCCAATCATTAAACGTGTGCCGGGTCGCCCGACCACGGCGGCGACCCGGTCCAGCGACAACCAGATCCACACCCGCAGCTTCACCGGCCTGTTTCGCTCCCTGCGCCTGAGCGGTGCCGGATTTCTGTTTCTGCTGTTTTTCGGCACCGTGTGGCTGAACTGGGGCGGGCGTCAGGCGGTCCTCTGGGATCTCTCCGAAAGCAAATTTCACATCTTCGGCGCCACGTTCTGGCCGCAGGATTTCATTTTGCTCTCGGCGCTGCTGATCATTGCCGCGTTTGGCCTTTTCGCCATCACCGTGTTCGCGGGGCGGGTCTGGTGCGGATATACCTGTCCACAGAGTTCGTGGACGTGGATTTTCATGTGGTGCGAGAAAATCACCGAAGGCGAACGCCATCAGCGAATCAAGCTGCAAGCGGCGCCGTGGAGCTTCAACAAAGTGGCGCGGCGTGCGGCCAAGCACACGCTGTGGCTGGCGATCAGTGTCATCACTGGCCTGACTTTCGTTGGTTACTTCACGCCAATCCGGCCGCTCGCGGAAGAATTGCTGACTTTGCAAATCGGCGGCGTCAGTCTGTTCTGGGTGCTGTTTTTTACCGCGGCCACCTATATAAACGCCGGTTGGCTGCGGGAAGCGGTGTGCATGCACATGTGTCCGTATGCGCGGTTCCAGAGCGTGATGTTCGACAAGGACACCCTGACGATTGCCTACGACGCGGCGCGTGGCGAACACCGTGGCCCGCGCAAACGCGAAGCCAATCCGCTTGAGGCGGGCCTGGGCGATTGCATCGACTGTCAGGTATGTGTGCAGGTGTGCCCGACCGGCATCGACATCCGCGACGGCTTGCAGATGGAATGCATTGGTTGCGCGGCGTGCATTGATGCCTGTGACTCGATCATGGACAAAATGAATTATCCTCGCGGGCTGATCCGTTACAGTTCCGAGCGCGAATTGCAGGGTGACAAGACACATTGGCTGCGCCCGCGCTTGATTGGCTACATGGCGGTGCTGCTGGTAATGGTCGGCGCGTTGGTGCTGGCGTTGGTCGAGCGGCCGATGGTGTCGCTGGACGTGACCAAGGATCGCGGATTGTTCCGGGAAAATGCCCGGGGCCAGATCGAGAATATTTACTCGCTCAAGGTGATCAACAAGACCCAACAGCAACAGGAATATCGCTTGGGCCTGGTGGATGGCAACGGCTTCGAGTTACACGGCAAAACCCAATTGAGCCTGGCGCCGGGGGAAATTGTCGATGTACCGGTGTCGGTGGCGATGACCACCGAACGCCCGACCAGCAGTTCGCAGACCTTGAGTTTCAGAATCGAGGACAGTGATGAACCACAGGTTCACAGCGTGGCCAAGAGCCGGTTTGTGGCGCCGATGAATCGCTGA